The Caenorhabditis elegans chromosome I genome includes the window AAGATGATCGGAGATTATTTTTTATGACAGAAAGTATTTCCTTTGTCATTCTGAACATAGTTAGTTTTGTGATGTGACCATAATGTCTGAAGACCAGTTGCCTGTTCCTAGTAGGCACTGCCTATTACAGTTGTCAtccttttgaaatttaatagcTACTCAATTTATTGTATGTGCACTTTTTCAAACACCGAAAGCTTCAGTTGAAaagcacgtaggcaggcaggcatgagaTAGATACGAAGGCGCGTACATGTGCCTGCCTGCAGTTTATATGCATTAAAAAGCACATGCTGCACGCAGCACAAATCTTACCATTCAAAATGCTCACATTGCAGCCGTTTGTGAGTCAAGTGCGCCCTAAAGATGATGCTCCTTTAAGGAATGTCATAGAAGTGATACTTGAGACAAAATGAATGATTAATAGCTTTTTTTCATGCTGAAAACGTAGGCttcataaataatttaaatcttCCATCTTTGCTCTCGAATTTCCTAGCATTTCAGAAAACCACCGTTCTCCAAACTCCAAATGTCTGGTAGAGAACTTTCAAATGAATGTAAATTTGCCTTCGGCCATTTAACATCTCTCTTCCTCTTTCCAATTTTGTTGAATGACGTCATTTGGTTCTCTAGTGTCTCTTCTCTTGAGTACACTCCTATAGATTTGACTAGAAAAGAGGCAACGAGTGTTTCTTGGAATCCCAAAAATGTCAGTTAAAATATTGTTTGCAAGATCTCATAGATGctaatcaaaaactaaaaattggagaaaacgGGGACAAGATTTTGAGGCATTTGAAGTTCTCCTAACGCCTACGCCTACATAACTACATTTGCCTACTACAGCCAAATTTCCTGTCAtccttttcaaatttaatagaTACATTCCATCAGTTTATTAATTTAGGCAGGCATGAGGTAGGTACGCATGCGTAAGCATCGACCTGCCTACAGTTAATAGGCAATGTAATTTTACAAGTGCTCCACATGACGCCTATTCTATTTTACATTTCAAGTAAAATTATCGACTGTTTCTCGCACGGACACCGCCTCTGAAAAAGTTGACCTAAACCTCggcagtttgaaaaatagaaacgGAAAATGCTTCCTAccaatgagaaaaatttcaaattatacatCAAAGTAAATACTAACATCGTGGCTAAATTCATCATTTTCCGTacaaaatctgcaaaaacgCCATccgattttgtttttttcttctgctaaaaaaccaaacaaaaaagagaaatttaaTACGGAAACATGTGTGGGCTGATGTGAAGATTGGAAGTATAATATTCCTGAGATGAGCCAAAAAAACGAGctcatttcgaattttcatgtCATCTCCACATCCTCATCTCCCTGTTCGTTGAAAATGTATGAGCCGCCGCTTTCACACGGGGCTCTTTCATGAGTCAGAACTCGAGGCTCATTAGTCGCACAAAGTGTGTGTTTTTtgtgtgtgagtgtgtgtgtgtgtgtgtgtgtgtgtgtgtgtctgtCAGGCATTATATAGCAATATAAAGAAGAATACTCACGAACAGGGGGCAATAACAACTTTGTCTCTTACTCATGAAAACGGAAACAAGGAAATTGGTTCTGAAAGGGTGGAGGgtgagaaaattgagaaaaaaagaggagaAACGGAAATACAAAAAGTTCTTCGAGCTTAAGCTTGTTCCGCTCATGATCTTGAGCAGCATGACTtttgctttcaattttatgtGTGAGCATGGGGAAACtaaatttctggaaacttctagCATCACTTTTAGTAAGAGCACCTCTTCCCGCATCTTCACTGAGCCTCCTGGGCCCTAGCGGcagaaatttgacaaaatttggcACATAATTTACAGACTATTTGTATgataaatttcattaaaaagtctatcaaaattttctcaaaatgtctgaaattatttgaaagttggcaattttccaaagcttttactgataattttgaaacttacgACACactttaaacatttaaaacccCTCATTAAATCTAGACTAACACCAGTTTTCTaaacataatatttttcagattggaCTATTCAACCCCAGCAAAGAAATCGGTCAAGTGAGCGGTTTGGCAGTGAACAAAAATGGACATATCGTTGCATTCCATAGATCAGGTCGTGTTTGGGATGAGAAGAGCTTCAATGATCACGAGACATTCAATAAGGATTTGGGAGTGATTAATAACAAGACCATCGCAATTATTTCAAGAGAAAAGAAAGTGATTGATGAGTTCGGAGCAGGGCTCTTCTACATGCCACATGGTCTGACAATTGACAATAATGGTGATTATTGGGTGACTGATGTTGGAAGTCATCAAGTACATAAAATCGATGCAAAGACACAAAAGATAGTGATGAGCTTGGGTGAGAAAATGGTTCCCGGAGAGGATCAAGCTCATTTCTGCAAGCCAACTGATGTGGCAGTGGCTAAGAATGGTCATATCTTTGTGGCCGATGGGTACTGTAACAGCCGTATTCTCAAGTTTGACGCCAAGGGAAATCTGATGGCTCAGATCAATGCAGCTACTGGTAAGGGAGAAGGGGAGAAacatatttggaaatttttgagttttttttttccagcaaaaaaaaactgtagaaCCTGCACCTCCATTTAAGATAGTTttcgcaaatttcaaaacgttttttctgtgaaaaagtTTAACACATGGCCgagttattttgtttttctaggccaccgttttcaacttcttcgcatttgtcgatttacgcatcTTGTGTACTTCTCTAGAAGAAGTGTGAATTTTTTGCGTAACGGTTTTGgcatatttatgaaaaaaattatttaatttgtaaaattttcaaattcatttcgaGGTGTTGACTacctgcgtaaatcgacacatggccgTGGCCGCGTTTCCGtatttttttatacttttttaattttctataagGCTTTTCTAGTTGCTCATTGAGCCCTACGCTGCTTTCAGCTCAAAATCTAATCAAATTAGACTAAAACATCCCTTTTCGATCAAGAATTGCTGAGCAAAACCTTGAAAAGATCTCATTATTCTGATGCACATGTAATCCATTATTTCAAATGAATAATCCAAtccaaaatataaatatttctgaattgatttttgatcaaaCAACTCTTTTCAGAAGAAAACCAACCATCTGAATTCGTCGTTCCACACTCTTTGTCTCTCATTGAGGATATGAATATTGTCTGCGTTGCTGACAGGTTAGTCTTcatttcttgaacttttgcgcgtaaaatttGTTGTCTTCAAAACTGACTCAATGCGTCATAATTGGCACGTAAGTTTAGTATAAACTCGTTCTTTATTCTGGGGACGCAGAAGGATCTCGACAtggaaacgcgctccacggatAATTGAAAACGCACCGCCCCcgaaccatgggtctcgttaggtatttgg containing:
- the pgal-1 gene encoding putative peptidyl-alpha-hydroxyglycine alpha-amidating lyase pgal-1 (Confirmed by transcript evidence); translated protein: MRASTACLVALLAPFYISALPVEYFYGDEQQPIEEGAENSAVFEQDRELIGLFNPSKEIGQVSGLAVNKNGHIVAFHRSGRVWDEKSFNDHETFNKDLGVINNKTIAIISREKKVIDEFGAGLFYMPHGLTIDNNGDYWVTDVGSHQVHKIDAKTQKIVMSLGEKMVPGEDQAHFCKPTDVAVAKNGHIFVADGYCNSRILKFDAKGNLMAQINAATEENQPSEFVVPHSLSLIEDMNIVCVADRENQRVQCFSAGLSEGDRTLPTGIPITSATDIGRVFAIREREHYLIGVTGNSEDVEAQMFSIDMQTGKTETFAKGVRNTHALAIAADGVMFVSQLEPSRILEIRLL